A stretch of DNA from Anaerolineae bacterium:
CATCGCCAAGCGAAAATACCCAGTTACCGGGGGAGCGCCCACTACCGCCGTCGCGATGCCCTGCGCTAACAGCAGCGAGTCTGGTATGAGGCTGACCAGTCGCCCGGCGTTGATCGTCCGGATAGTCAGGACAAAGACGATCAGGGCGATAATCGCGGCCAGGGCCAGTAACCAGATCACCAGGGCAACCCGGTTGAGGGTTGTGGCGGGTCGGCGCCGGGGACGGGGTGGCGTGTTGCCGAGGACCTGACGCGCTGCCTGCTTGCGGGGTGGTGCTGCGGCGGCGGGCGTTACAGCGGGTGCACCAGCGGGTGTAGCAGGCCGGGCATGGCTGTCAGCGGGCTGACGCGCCGGGGCGGCCTGCGGCGACGCAGCCATCGCCCGCGACCATTCCGGCAGGGAAGGGGGTTCCGCCTGACCCGGCACGGCGGCCAGCGAGTCTTCCGGCAGGGGAGGGACATCGGCGGCCATGGTCACACCGCCGGGTGCGGCCAGCGGTACCGCCTGAGCCATGGATGCGGCAGGGGCAGCGACGGCGTCGGCAGGAGGAGTCGGTTGCAGGGCCAGGGCGCTGGCCGGCAGGGAAAAGGTGAAGAAACCTGTCGGTTCGCCGAGGCTCGCGCCTGCGGCAGTGCGAAAGGTTGTGGCAAAATCCCCGATTGCCGGGTACCGCTCCGCCGGGAGCTTGGCCAGTGCCCGCTCCACGGCTGGCGAGAGCGCCTCCGGCAGGTCGGAGCGCAGGGTATGTATTGACGGCGGTGGTTCGTTGAGATGCTTGTGCATCAGGATGTGGGCGGTGGTGGCTTCAAAGGGCAGGTGGCCGGTCAGGGTGTTGAAGATCAGGATGCCCAGCGCATACTGATCGACGGCCGGGGTCAGCGGCTCGTCGCGCCATTGCTCGGGGGCCATATAATTGGGCGTGCCGATGGTCGTCCCGGCGGCGGTCAGGCTGAGGTCGGCATTCATGATCCGGGCGATGCCGAAGTCCACCAGGTGCGGCGTGCCCTGGTGATCAAAGACGACGTTGCTCGGCTTGATGTCGCGGTGGATGATCCCACGCCCGTGAGCGTAAGCCAGCGCGTCCGCCAGGGCGTCCAGCAGATCGGCAACTTCACCGACGGAAGGCAGCGGGTGGCCG
This window harbors:
- a CDS encoding serine/threonine protein kinase, encoding MTAVDIRRLASRRLGQYILEELIGLGGMSAVYRAYQPALAREVAIKVLATQLATDSDYQQRFALEARTAAALEHPHIVPIYDYGTQDGLLYVVMRLLTGGSLAQRLRYSQEGGHPLPSVGEVADLLDALADALAYAHGRGIIHRDIKPSNVVFDHQGTPHLVDFGIARIMNADLSLTAAGTTIGTPNYMAPEQWRDEPLTPAVDQYALGILIFNTLTGHLPFEATTAHILMHKHLNEPPPSIHTLRSDLPEALSPAVERALAKLPAERYPAIGDFATTFRTAAGASLGEPTGFFTFSLPASALALQPTPPADAVAAPAASMAQAVPLAAPGGVTMAADVPPLPEDSLAAVPGQAEPPSLPEWSRAMAASPQAAPARQPADSHARPATPAGAPAVTPAAAAPPRKQAARQVLGNTPPRPRRRPATTLNRVALVIWLLALAAIIALIVFVLTIRTINAGRLVSLIPDSLLLAQGIATAVVGAPPVTGYFRLAMVSPPDP